GCTCGACGAGCTCAACCGGGGGACGAGCCGGTACCACCAGCGGCTCGCGTTCGACGAGCTCTTTACGCTCCAGCTCGGGCTCGCGGCGATGAAGAAGCGGGAGGTCCTCGAAAAAGGCATCGCCTTTCATCCCGACGGACGCTTCGTCAACACGCTCATCGGCGCCCTGCCGTTCAGGCTCACCGGGGCGCAGGAGCGGGTCTTCGAGGACATACTGCGCGATATGCGCTCCCCCTACCCCATGAACCGGCTCATTCAGGGCGATGTGGGATCGGGAAAGACCATAGTCGCCCTTCTCTCGATGATCGCCGCCGTGGAATCGGGATACCAGGCCGCGCTCATGGCGCCGACCGAGATCCTTGCAGAGCAGCACTACCTCACGATTCACCGGCTGGTAGAGGACCTCGGCCTCACCATACACCTCCTCACCGGCAGCAGAAAGAACAAGCGCGGCGATGCCGCCGCATCCCTCGACGCGCATATTATCGTCGGCACCCATGCCCTCATCCAGGAGGGGGTTTCATTCGGAAAGCTGGGGCTCGTCGTCATCGATGAGCAGCACCGCTTCGGCGTCCTCCAGCGCGCGGCGCTCCGGCGCAAGGGGACCAATCCCGATACCCTGATCATGACCGCAACGCCGATCCCGAGGACCCTCGCTCTCACGCTCTACGGCGATCTCGACTACTCGATCATCGACGAGCTCCCGCCGAACAGAAGCCCTATCATTACGCGGCACCTCGGGGAGCAGCAGAAGCACGCCATTTACCGGCTCATCGAAGACGAGACGCGGCAGGGCCGGCAGGTCTATGTGGTGTATCCCGCCATCGAGGAGACGGACAAGACCACCCTCAAGGCGGCGATTACCGGCATGGAGGCGCTCCAGCTGAAGTTCCCCCGCCTCAAGGTCGGTCTCATGCACGGAAAGATGAAAACGGCCGAGCGCGAAGAGGTGATGCGCGCGTTCAAGGGCGGCCTCCTCGATATCCTCGTCTCGACTACGGTGATCGAAGTGGGGGTGGATGTGCCGAACGCCACGCTCATGGTCATCATCCATGCAGAGCGGTTCGGCCTTGCGCAGCTGCACCAGCTCCGGGGCCGCGTGGGCAGGGGCGGGGCGCAGTCCTCCTGCATACTGCTGAGCTACGGCACGACCGAGGACGCGCGGAAGAGGCTCGACGTAATGGTCGGGACTACGGACGGTTTCAGGATCGCCGAAGAGGATCTCACCATCCGCGGCCCCGGAGAGTTCTTCGGCACCAAGCAGTCGGGCCTGCCCGATCTCAAGGTGGCGAACCTCGTGCGGGACGTGAAGCTGCTCGAGATCGCCCGCAAGGAGGCCTTTGCGCTCATCGAAGAGGACCCGTCGCTCAAACACTATCCGGCGCTGCGGGCCGCGCTCGAGGCGTTCTGGGGAGAGCGGATCGAGCTCTTCAAAACAGCGTAAGTACCATAATGCGCGAGACCGGAGAGGGGTCGAGGCAAGGCATTTGGAGCGGCTTGGGCAGCCCAAGCGAAGCCAGGGATGGCGGAGTGGGCTGCCCCGCCTCGGAGACGGGCTGGATGCCCGTCGAGAATGAGCGAAAATGCCTTGCCTCGACCCCTCTCCTTAGCTTTATAGCATGCTTCTATGTACTGCGTAATGCGTGAGGGGCGGCAAGTATGCTAGAATCTTTTGGCGGTGCGTCGCTTACGCCTCACGAATGAGGGAGGATCATGCTGAGCAGGATAAAAAAGGACTTTGACGAAGGCGTGCGTAAAGTGAGGTGGTTCGCCTCGCTCCTCTCCGAGCGGCTGCGGATCGAGATCGCCATCTTCAAGCTCCTCTACAAGGCGGAGGAGCTGAAGAAGCGGCGGGACGAGCTGCTGAAGCAGATCGGCGAGGAGGTCTACGCGATGAGGGGCAAAGACAAGAATGTCTACGCGAACGCCGGCGTCATGAGCGCCGTGAAGGAGCTCGAGCAGCTCGAGCCCGAGATACAGGAGACCATCGACAGGACAGCGGAGATCAGCAGATTAACGTCATGAGCTCCCTGGCCCTGGTTCTCCTGCTCGCCGGAATCTTCGGCCTCGTCATCGGGTCCTTTCTCAATGTCTGCATCTACCGTCTGCCCCGTGGAAAGTCGATCGTGAGCCCGCCCTCGGCATGTCCCCGCTGCAGTACGCCCCTGCGGCCCTGGGAGAATATCCCGGTGGTCAGCTATCTCTTCCTGCGGGGCAGATGCCGCGGCTGCGGGGAACCCATCTCGCTGCGCTATCCCCTCGTTGAGCTCCTGAACGGGGCACTCTACGTGCTCGTCGTGTACACCTTCGGCACGGGGTGGCATCTGCCGCTCCTCTTCGCCTTCATCTCCGCTCTGGTGGTCATCACCTTTATCGATCTCGACTTCCAGATCATCCCCGATGTCATCACCCTGCCGGGAATCGTCATCGGCCTTGCCGCCGCCTCGCTGGTTCTGCCCGACCCTTTTGCCCTCGGCTCCGTCACGCCGCAGGACGCGCAGATCGTGGGCATAACAAACGCTGCCATCGGCTTTCTGCTCGGCGGCGGACTCTTCTATCTCATCGCCGTGCTCAGCAGAGGCGGCATGGGGGGCGGCGACATAAAGATGATGGCGATGGTGGGCGCCTTCATGGGATGGAAGGCGGTGCTGCTGACGACCTTTCTCGGGAGCCTCGCGGGCTCGCTCATCGGCGTATTCCTGATCCTCTTCAAGGGTAAGGGAAGGAAGACCAGGATCCCCTTCGGCCCCTTCCTCGCCCTCGGCGCAGTGATCACGCTCTTTCTCGGGGAGCCTCTCCTCCGCTGGTATTTCACCCTCTCAATGAGGTAAAATATTCAGTTCTGCATCGGCACGTTCACGATACCTTATCTGAGGAATGTCGAAATACGAGTCAGAAAAGATAACGAGGTTTTTATGCGACAGGAGAGTTTGAGGAACATAGCGATCATCGCCCACGTCGACCACGGGAAGACGACGCTCGTCGACGGCATGCTGAAACAGGCGGGGACATTCCGCGTCAACGAGAGGGTACAGGAACGGGTCATGGACAACATCGATCTCGAGCGGGAGCGCGGGATCACCATCATGGCCAAGAACACCGCCGTGGATTACAACGGGACAAAGATCAATATCGTCGATACCCCCGGTCATGCCGATTTCGGCGGCGAGGTCGAGCGGACGCTCAAAATGGTCGACGGGGTGCTCCTCCTCGTCGATGCGTCG
This window of the Nitrospirota bacterium genome carries:
- the recG gene encoding ATP-dependent DNA helicase RecG; this encodes MSHDRSPSLQYIKGVGPQKARLLSRLGITTVQEALYHLPYRYEDRSSLKKIAQLTYDELHAVTGTVASADVVTPNPRRPRFKLFEVVITDGSGALKAKWFNQTFLKKIFAPGRRVVLYGMVKRTYWGAGFEIVNPDYELLDDGEDDALQIHTGRIVPVYHSTDGLSQKQLRTIMHAVVTGASTGALNGEDAIPPAIIDRCHLPGLRESLMNVHFPSDPSEPGASCSLDELNRGTSRYHQRLAFDELFTLQLGLAAMKKREVLEKGIAFHPDGRFVNTLIGALPFRLTGAQERVFEDILRDMRSPYPMNRLIQGDVGSGKTIVALLSMIAAVESGYQAALMAPTEILAEQHYLTIHRLVEDLGLTIHLLTGSRKNKRGDAAASLDAHIIVGTHALIQEGVSFGKLGLVVIDEQHRFGVLQRAALRRKGTNPDTLIMTATPIPRTLALTLYGDLDYSIIDELPPNRSPIITRHLGEQQKHAIYRLIEDETRQGRQVYVVYPAIEETDKTTLKAAITGMEALQLKFPRLKVGLMHGKMKTAEREEVMRAFKGGLLDILVSTTVIEVGVDVPNATLMVIIHAERFGLAQLHQLRGRVGRGGAQSSCILLSYGTTEDARKRLDVMVGTTDGFRIAEEDLTIRGPGEFFGTKQSGLPDLKVANLVRDVKLLEIARKEAFALIEEDPSLKHYPALRAALEAFWGERIELFKTA
- a CDS encoding prepilin peptidase, yielding MSSLALVLLLAGIFGLVIGSFLNVCIYRLPRGKSIVSPPSACPRCSTPLRPWENIPVVSYLFLRGRCRGCGEPISLRYPLVELLNGALYVLVVYTFGTGWHLPLLFAFISALVVITFIDLDFQIIPDVITLPGIVIGLAAASLVLPDPFALGSVTPQDAQIVGITNAAIGFLLGGGLFYLIAVLSRGGMGGGDIKMMAMVGAFMGWKAVLLTTFLGSLAGSLIGVFLILFKGKGRKTRIPFGPFLALGAVITLFLGEPLLRWYFTLSMR